In one Nocardia tengchongensis genomic region, the following are encoded:
- a CDS encoding SGNH/GDSL hydrolase family protein → MATIRLTTLGDSFVEGRGDAAPGGGWHGWVPRLADMLWLPADSVRNLGAYQATTQDVVDHQLTRALANKAPVIGVVVGVNDLVGDYDPDRFRRNLTAIFDQTTGMDTVVFTTTYADIPANLPVPETFRALLRDRFAWANDALRETTARTGALCLDVTTVPEWADPAMWSPDGLHPSPRGHEYFARSVAELLAHTTGMALAAA, encoded by the coding sequence ATGGCGACCATCAGACTCACCACGCTCGGGGACAGCTTCGTGGAAGGCCGCGGCGACGCCGCACCCGGCGGCGGCTGGCACGGCTGGGTGCCCCGCCTCGCCGACATGCTCTGGCTGCCCGCGGATTCCGTGCGCAACCTGGGCGCCTACCAGGCCACCACCCAGGATGTGGTCGATCACCAGCTGACCCGCGCCCTGGCCAACAAGGCGCCGGTGATCGGCGTCGTGGTCGGCGTCAACGACCTGGTCGGGGATTACGACCCCGACCGTTTCCGGCGCAATCTCACCGCCATCTTCGACCAGACCACCGGCATGGACACCGTGGTGTTCACCACCACCTACGCCGACATCCCGGCCAATCTGCCGGTGCCCGAAACCTTCCGGGCCCTGCTGCGGGACCGCTTCGCCTGGGCCAACGACGCCCTGCGCGAGACCACCGCGCGCACCGGGGCCCTGTGCCTGGACGTCACCACCGTGCCCGAATGGGCCGACCCGGCCATGTGGTCGCCGGACGGCCTGCATCCCAGCCCGCGTGGCCACGAGTACTTCGCCCGCTCGGTCGCCGAGCTGCTGGCGCACACGACCGGGATGGCGCTGGCCGCGGCCTGA
- a CDS encoding type I polyketide synthase produces the protein MSEETTRIGRRLADNPIAIVGMSSLFPMARNHRDYWQNIVDGLDCTTEVPESRWKVSDYYDPNPDAPDKTYSRRGAFLPDVDFDPLEFGVPPNQLDVTSTMQTLSLMVARDLLRDTGADTAEWYRPARTGVVLGTTGPVPLMHPLAARLSTPVLKEVVQAAGLTAADADEIADRYVRAFAPWEENSFPGFLANVVAGRIANRLDLGGLNCTVDAACAASLSAMRVAIAELVDGRADMMITGGVDTENTIFVYMSFGKVGALSKSDRISPFADNADGTLLGEGIGMLALRRLADAERDGNRIYAVIRGLGSSSDGRANSIYAPRAEGQRIALDRAYEDADCSPASVELFEAHATGTAVGDRTELTALRELLADNAAPLHGAALGSVKSQIGHTKGAAGTASVMKLSLALYHKVFPPTINVDRPNSGIDFDSAPFYVNTKLRPWIRDPRRAVRRAAASAMGFGGTNFHMVLEEYDGDRSAVRNLHRTARAHLWHAPDPAALLELLESGAPALDGGPIPASHARVGFVAADDNTEARLRAVVIERLSADLDAEQWSLPQGVYFRRQAPAGVKIGALFAGQGSQYLDMGLEAVVNVPTVADAFDAANAAFPGADPGLAAAVFPPPIFDPELRQRQESTLRRTEYAQPAIGALSAGQFRFLRELGLRCDGLLGHSFGELTALWAADALTDAEYFRLAAARGAAMAPVAGSADAGTMAAIAATRNVVEKLLAETPDVLVCNHNAPEQVVVGGGTEAVEALLAECASQGITARRLPVSAAFHTPYVGHAVEHFRAALDTVDIGAPTVPVYANSPGAVYAADAAANADTLAQQLLRPVEFVEAVRAMHADGVTVFVEFGPKQVLTGLVRTILADTDIIAVPTDSGPLGDSDLALKQAAVQLAVLGVELDGINRYDAPALPQPARKGMTVSLSAPEHISPARRAAYRDGLTDGFRVSALATPPASAPEAAPAPAYSNGAVAHHIQEENPMTVHPQARNRSEDDPAAQHLALHSRYLDSQLNVAETLVGLIAQHGLDDPNLPHVIASVRDQSVAIGHAHERAAEVLARLAELESGVAPAIWSEPVDYRPAPLAPAPLAPRQLTAAAAITPAPAAVAAVAPAAPAPAAPAPVPAAAPAPVVAPEPVVVEPTPAAPAEPVANGHALDAAAVRAALVEVVADKTGYPTDLIDPAMDLEADLGVDSIKRVQVLGVVQERFPDLPVIGPEVLGELRTLDQMVDVLVGEAGGVDPKAPSPTTEPSSEVGPAPTLRHRVALVDLPAIDVMDAPFRAAPVAVVADHGGVDATKIVAGLEQRGWAVRRVDLFDAADAASAEQSIGAVLAAPVDLVLAVADGEPTWAGAEAALTETILLAKHARSALTGAEGRAAFLTLTRLDGRLGHLGTAAPAAGLVAGVGGVVKTLAAEAPRLFCRAVDVHPDVDGEQLVAAVLAELDDAAVDTLEVGVDLDGTRRTVVPGRYPHPVDAVAIGPETNADPTLEFDDVFVVTGGARGVTALCVAALAETCPAEFLLLGRTELTDEPEWAAGVADAELRAAVIERLRVGGERPAPREIARLHGELVATREIRGTLDRLHAAGARATYLAVDVTDAAAVRAALADRPVTGIVHGAGVLADALLPDKTIEQIDRVFAPKLRGLAAVLDAVDAERLRHLVVFTSIAGLLGNPGQADYAAANEALARFVASWRHRNPERHGIAIDWAAWDGGMVTAELRALFTERGVPLLDPATGARAFANEFAAAHRDDTRVLIGAATALGGSELAPAPRRIARRELAALRHDPVITDHRIGVQAVLPATFGLGWLIDVAERAHPGLRVVRVRSFQVNKGIVFDDGPDIPRWVELSDSRVEGDSVIVDAAARGDSGRTLPISHYTATLELAAAPRTAPVRPPRPSGVGAQDGASIYTSATQFHGPRLQGLRQVLEFTDERLVVRCRLTDTPVAHGAFAGSLHSPVLADLLLQGPSVLGGRLLGQACLPLAIGTADYYAPLPGDADFLLTVDGIRRNANGITATATATGEDGRVLMRFDELVFVATPAMAAKFAESVANRRTETAQ, from the coding sequence GTGAGCGAGGAAACGACGCGGATCGGTCGGCGACTGGCCGACAATCCGATCGCGATTGTCGGCATGTCGAGCCTGTTCCCCATGGCCCGCAATCACCGGGACTACTGGCAGAACATCGTCGACGGCCTGGACTGCACCACCGAGGTACCCGAATCCCGGTGGAAGGTCTCCGATTACTACGACCCGAACCCCGACGCCCCCGACAAGACCTACTCCCGGCGCGGTGCGTTCCTGCCGGATGTCGACTTCGATCCGCTGGAATTCGGTGTGCCGCCCAACCAGCTCGACGTCACCAGCACCATGCAGACACTGAGCCTGATGGTCGCGCGAGACCTGTTGCGCGACACCGGCGCCGACACCGCCGAGTGGTACCGGCCCGCCCGCACCGGCGTGGTGCTCGGCACCACCGGCCCGGTGCCGCTCATGCACCCGCTGGCCGCGCGACTGTCCACCCCCGTGCTCAAGGAGGTCGTGCAGGCCGCGGGACTCACCGCCGCCGACGCCGACGAGATCGCCGACCGCTACGTGCGCGCCTTCGCGCCGTGGGAGGAGAACTCCTTCCCCGGCTTCCTGGCCAATGTGGTGGCCGGGCGTATCGCCAACCGGCTCGACCTCGGTGGCCTGAACTGCACCGTGGACGCCGCGTGCGCCGCCTCGCTGTCGGCCATGCGGGTGGCCATCGCGGAGCTGGTCGACGGCCGCGCCGACATGATGATCACCGGCGGAGTCGACACCGAGAACACCATTTTCGTGTACATGTCCTTCGGCAAGGTCGGCGCGCTGTCCAAGTCCGATCGGATCAGCCCGTTCGCCGACAACGCCGACGGCACTCTGCTCGGCGAGGGCATCGGCATGCTGGCGCTGCGCCGGCTGGCCGACGCCGAACGCGACGGCAACCGGATCTACGCGGTGATCCGCGGACTGGGCTCCTCGAGCGACGGCCGCGCCAACAGCATCTACGCGCCGCGTGCCGAGGGCCAGCGCATCGCGCTCGACCGCGCCTACGAGGACGCCGACTGCTCCCCGGCCTCGGTGGAGCTGTTCGAGGCGCACGCCACCGGCACCGCTGTCGGCGACCGCACCGAACTGACCGCCCTGCGGGAGCTGTTGGCCGACAACGCCGCCCCGCTGCACGGTGCGGCCCTGGGCAGTGTGAAGTCCCAGATCGGGCACACCAAGGGCGCGGCGGGCACCGCCAGCGTCATGAAGCTGTCGCTGGCCCTGTACCACAAGGTGTTTCCGCCGACCATCAATGTGGACCGGCCCAACAGCGGCATCGACTTCGACTCCGCGCCGTTCTACGTGAACACCAAACTGCGCCCGTGGATCCGCGATCCGCGCCGGGCGGTGCGCCGGGCGGCCGCCTCGGCGATGGGCTTCGGCGGCACCAACTTCCACATGGTGCTCGAGGAATACGACGGCGACCGCTCGGCGGTGCGCAATCTGCACCGCACCGCGCGGGCCCACCTGTGGCACGCGCCGGACCCGGCCGCGCTGCTCGAGCTGCTCGAGTCGGGTGCGCCCGCCCTCGACGGCGGCCCCATCCCCGCCTCGCACGCCCGCGTGGGATTCGTTGCGGCCGACGACAATACCGAGGCACGCCTGCGCGCGGTGGTGATCGAGCGACTGTCCGCCGACCTCGACGCCGAGCAGTGGTCGCTGCCGCAGGGCGTCTACTTCCGCCGGCAGGCGCCCGCGGGCGTGAAGATCGGCGCGCTGTTCGCCGGGCAGGGCAGCCAGTATCTGGACATGGGCCTGGAAGCCGTGGTCAACGTCCCCACGGTGGCCGACGCCTTCGACGCCGCCAATGCCGCCTTCCCCGGGGCGGATCCGGGTCTGGCCGCGGCGGTGTTCCCGCCGCCGATCTTCGATCCGGAACTGCGGCAGCGCCAGGAGTCCACGCTGCGCCGCACCGAATACGCCCAGCCCGCCATCGGAGCGCTGTCGGCCGGGCAGTTCCGCTTCCTGCGCGAACTGGGCCTGCGCTGTGACGGTCTGCTCGGCCACAGCTTCGGCGAGCTGACCGCGCTGTGGGCCGCCGACGCCCTGACCGACGCCGAGTACTTCCGGCTGGCCGCCGCGCGCGGCGCGGCGATGGCGCCGGTGGCCGGCAGTGCCGACGCCGGGACCATGGCCGCCATCGCGGCCACCCGCAACGTGGTCGAGAAGCTGCTTGCCGAGACGCCGGATGTGCTGGTGTGCAACCACAACGCGCCCGAACAGGTGGTCGTGGGCGGTGGCACCGAGGCCGTCGAGGCACTGCTCGCCGAGTGCGCGAGCCAGGGGATCACCGCGCGCCGGCTGCCGGTCTCCGCGGCCTTCCATACCCCCTATGTCGGGCACGCCGTCGAGCACTTCCGTGCCGCGCTGGACACGGTGGACATCGGCGCACCCACGGTGCCGGTCTACGCCAACAGCCCGGGCGCGGTGTACGCGGCGGACGCCGCGGCCAATGCCGACACCCTGGCCCAGCAGCTGCTGCGCCCGGTGGAATTCGTCGAGGCGGTGCGCGCCATGCACGCCGACGGGGTCACCGTGTTCGTGGAGTTCGGCCCCAAACAGGTGCTCACCGGCCTGGTTCGGACCATCCTGGCCGACACCGACATCATCGCCGTGCCCACCGACAGCGGCCCACTCGGCGACTCCGACCTCGCGCTGAAGCAGGCGGCGGTGCAGCTTGCGGTGCTCGGTGTCGAGCTCGACGGCATCAACCGCTACGACGCCCCGGCGCTGCCGCAGCCGGCCCGCAAGGGCATGACCGTGAGCCTGTCGGCTCCCGAACACATCTCGCCCGCCCGGCGCGCCGCCTACCGGGACGGGCTCACCGACGGCTTCCGCGTCTCGGCGCTCGCCACCCCGCCCGCATCCGCTCCCGAGGCCGCACCGGCCCCGGCCTACAGCAATGGGGCTGTGGCACACCACATTCAGGAGGAGAACCCGATGACCGTCCACCCGCAGGCCCGGAACCGATCCGAGGACGACCCGGCCGCCCAGCACCTGGCGCTGCACTCGCGCTACCTGGACAGCCAGCTCAACGTGGCCGAGACCCTGGTCGGCCTGATCGCCCAGCACGGGCTCGACGACCCGAACCTGCCGCACGTCATCGCGTCGGTGCGCGATCAGAGCGTCGCCATCGGACACGCGCACGAGCGGGCCGCCGAGGTGCTGGCCCGGCTGGCCGAGCTGGAATCCGGTGTCGCCCCGGCGATCTGGAGCGAGCCGGTCGACTACCGGCCCGCGCCGTTGGCTCCCGCGCCCCTGGCACCCCGGCAGCTGACCGCAGCCGCCGCCATCACTCCCGCCCCGGCCGCGGTCGCCGCGGTGGCTCCCGCCGCTCCCGCTCCCGCCGCGCCCGCTCCCGTGCCCGCCGCCGCTCCTGCCCCGGTCGTCGCGCCGGAACCGGTTGTCGTGGAGCCGACTCCGGCTGCCCCGGCCGAGCCCGTCGCGAACGGTCACGCCCTCGACGCCGCGGCGGTGCGCGCCGCGCTGGTCGAGGTGGTGGCCGACAAGACCGGCTACCCGACCGACCTGATCGACCCGGCCATGGACCTGGAGGCCGACCTCGGCGTCGACTCCATCAAGCGGGTCCAGGTGCTCGGTGTGGTGCAGGAGCGCTTCCCGGACCTGCCGGTCATCGGCCCCGAAGTGCTCGGTGAATTGCGAACTCTCGATCAGATGGTGGACGTGCTGGTCGGAGAGGCGGGTGGTGTCGACCCAAAAGCACCGTCGCCGACCACTGAGCCGAGCTCGGAGGTCGGACCGGCGCCCACCCTGCGGCACCGGGTCGCGCTCGTCGACCTGCCCGCCATCGACGTCATGGACGCGCCGTTCCGCGCCGCACCCGTCGCGGTCGTCGCGGACCACGGTGGCGTCGATGCCACGAAAATCGTTGCGGGCCTGGAACAACGAGGCTGGGCCGTGCGACGCGTCGATCTCTTCGATGCCGCCGACGCGGCGTCGGCGGAACAGTCGATCGGCGCTGTCCTGGCTGCTCCGGTCGATCTCGTCCTGGCCGTGGCCGACGGCGAGCCGACGTGGGCAGGTGCGGAAGCCGCGCTGACCGAGACGATCCTGCTGGCCAAACATGCGCGATCGGCACTGACCGGCGCCGAGGGCCGCGCGGCGTTCCTCACCCTGACCCGGCTCGACGGCAGGCTCGGCCACCTCGGTACGGCGGCTCCGGCCGCCGGGCTGGTCGCGGGAGTCGGCGGCGTGGTCAAAACCCTTGCCGCCGAAGCCCCGCGGCTGTTCTGCCGGGCCGTGGACGTGCACCCGGACGTGGACGGCGAGCAGCTCGTCGCCGCCGTCCTGGCCGAACTCGACGACGCGGCCGTGGACACCCTCGAGGTCGGCGTCGACCTCGACGGAACCCGACGCACCGTCGTCCCGGGCCGCTACCCCCACCCCGTGGACGCGGTGGCGATCGGCCCGGAGACGAACGCTGACCCCACCCTCGAATTCGATGACGTGTTCGTGGTGACCGGCGGTGCGCGCGGCGTCACCGCCCTGTGTGTGGCGGCGCTGGCCGAAACCTGCCCGGCGGAGTTCCTGCTGCTGGGCCGCACCGAGCTCACCGACGAGCCGGAATGGGCGGCCGGCGTGGCCGACGCCGAGCTGCGCGCCGCGGTGATCGAGCGGCTGCGCGTCGGGGGAGAGCGACCGGCGCCGCGCGAGATCGCCCGGCTGCACGGCGAATTGGTCGCGACCCGCGAGATTCGCGGCACCCTCGACCGGCTGCACGCGGCCGGAGCCCGGGCCACCTACCTCGCCGTGGACGTCACCGACGCCGCCGCGGTGCGGGCCGCCCTGGCCGATCGCCCGGTGACCGGCATCGTGCACGGGGCGGGCGTGCTCGCCGACGCGCTGTTGCCGGACAAGACGATCGAGCAGATCGATCGGGTCTTCGCGCCGAAACTGCGCGGCCTGGCAGCGGTGCTCGACGCCGTGGACGCCGAGCGGCTGCGGCACCTGGTGGTGTTCACCTCCATCGCCGGTCTGCTCGGCAACCCGGGGCAGGCCGACTACGCCGCCGCCAACGAGGCGCTGGCCCGGTTCGTCGCGAGCTGGCGGCACCGGAACCCCGAACGGCACGGCATCGCGATCGACTGGGCGGCCTGGGACGGCGGCATGGTGACCGCCGAACTGCGCGCCCTGTTCACCGAGCGCGGCGTGCCGCTGCTCGATCCGGCCACGGGCGCTAGGGCATTCGCCAACGAGTTCGCCGCCGCCCACCGCGACGACACCCGGGTCCTGATCGGGGCGGCCACCGCCCTGGGCGGATCTGAGCTGGCACCCGCGCCGCGCCGCATCGCCCGCCGGGAACTGGCCGCGCTGCGCCACGATCCGGTCATCACCGATCACCGGATCGGCGTGCAGGCGGTGCTGCCCGCGACCTTCGGTCTGGGCTGGCTGATCGATGTCGCGGAGCGGGCACACCCCGGGCTGCGCGTGGTGCGGGTCAGGAGCTTCCAGGTCAACAAGGGGATCGTGTTCGACGACGGACCGGATATTCCACGCTGGGTGGAACTTTCGGACTCCCGCGTCGAGGGCGACAGCGTCATCGTGGACGCCGCCGCCCGCGGCGACAGCGGCCGGACCCTGCCGATCTCGCACTACACGGCCACCCTGGAATTGGCCGCCGCGCCGCGCACCGCACCCGTGCGGCCGCCGCGCCCGTCCGGTGTCGGCGCTCAGGACGGCGCGTCCATCTACACCAGCGCCACCCAGTTCCACGGCCCTCGACTCCAAGGTCTGCGGCAGGTCCTCGAATTCACCGATGAGCGTCTGGTCGTGCGCTGCCGCCTGACCGACACCCCGGTGGCGCACGGGGCCTTCGCGGGCAGCCTGCACAGCCCGGTGTTGGCGGACCTGCTGTTGCAGGGCCCGTCGGTGCTCGGCGGCCGGCTGCTCGGGCAGGCGTGCCTGCCCCTGGCCATCGGCACGGCCGACTACTACGCGCCGCTGCCCGGCGACGCCGACTTCCTCCTGACCGTGGACGGGATTCGCCGAAACGCCAACGGCATCACCGCAACCGCCACGGCCACCGGCGAAGACGGCCGGGTGCTGATGCGATTCGACGAGCTGGTGTTCGTGGCGACACCGGCCATGGCAGCCAAATTCGCCGAATCGGTGGCGAATCGGCGGACGGAGACTGCGCAGTGA
- a CDS encoding AMP-binding protein — MLLACLHGGTRTRLLAGIPDLLDALPEFRPTFLALVPYALEKIRKRCRVAIGAEADRVAVDYGRALFEADAVDPELAAAHRAHHDFEFAAVREIFGGRCRYVISGGASLDATTDAYYAGVGIQILGAYGLTESATAVTINQVHANRHGSVGRPVPGTTVAIAADGEVLVGGANTSPGYWPTDARVAETTLRTGDLGRLDEDGYLYITGRRKEILVTNGGKNVAPTPLEDRVRLHPLVSNCIVLGEARSYVTALVTLDPVALETWARDREPAVPPQEWTRHPEVVAAVATAIEEANGLVSQAESIREFRVVSGDFTVDNGQLTPSLKLRRAVIEQAYAADIAALYAPRPSA, encoded by the coding sequence GTGCTGCTGGCCTGCCTGCACGGCGGCACCCGGACCCGGCTGCTGGCGGGCATCCCGGATCTGCTGGACGCGCTGCCGGAGTTCCGGCCCACCTTCCTGGCCCTGGTGCCGTACGCGCTGGAGAAGATTCGCAAGCGCTGCCGCGTCGCCATCGGCGCCGAGGCCGACCGGGTGGCCGTCGACTACGGCCGCGCGCTGTTCGAGGCCGACGCCGTGGATCCGGAGCTGGCGGCGGCGCACCGCGCCCACCACGACTTCGAATTCGCCGCCGTCCGTGAGATCTTCGGCGGCCGCTGCCGCTATGTGATCAGCGGCGGCGCGTCCCTGGACGCCACCACCGACGCCTACTACGCCGGGGTCGGGATCCAGATCCTCGGCGCGTACGGGCTGACCGAGTCGGCCACCGCGGTGACGATCAACCAGGTGCACGCCAATCGGCACGGCAGCGTGGGCCGTCCGGTGCCGGGCACCACCGTGGCCATCGCCGCCGACGGTGAGGTGCTCGTCGGTGGGGCCAACACTTCGCCCGGCTACTGGCCCACCGATGCCAGGGTGGCCGAAACCACCCTGCGCACAGGCGATCTCGGCAGGCTTGATGAAGACGGCTACCTCTACATCACCGGCCGTCGCAAGGAGATCCTGGTCACCAACGGCGGCAAGAACGTCGCGCCCACCCCGCTCGAGGACCGGGTGCGCCTGCATCCCTTGGTGAGCAACTGCATCGTGCTGGGGGAGGCGCGCTCCTACGTCACCGCACTGGTCACGCTGGATCCGGTGGCGCTGGAGACCTGGGCTCGTGACCGCGAACCGGCGGTGCCGCCGCAGGAGTGGACGCGCCATCCCGAGGTGGTGGCCGCGGTCGCGACCGCGATCGAGGAGGCGAACGGCCTGGTGTCGCAGGCGGAGTCGATTCGTGAATTCCGCGTGGTGTCGGGCGATTTCACGGTCGACAACGGTCAGCTCACGCCCTCGCTCAAGCTGCGCCGGGCGGTCATCGAACAGGCCTACGCCGCCGATATTGCCGCGCTCTACGCCCCGCGTCCCTCCGCGTGA
- a CDS encoding NAD(P)/FAD-dependent oxidoreductase: MYDVIVVGARCAGSPLAMLLARKGHRVLVVDRSTFPSDTVSTHYMHQVGVARLKAWGLLDKLVASGVTPIRRLNFSYTGITLRGFAEVEGIDEVYAPRRTVLDTLLVDAAREAGAEVIEGFTVTGLLREDGRVCGVKGNLTDGPEQEFRAAFVVGADGRNSTVGDLVEAEYHTVRPASCFVYYSYYDGLDWEFHHWTGMDKQQFGAWPTNDDQHLVTVMRPLDRFAEFRTDVDANFQQVFDQILPEFGAQLRDNGKRAERLRSMRYPDNYYRRSTGPGWALVGDAGYHKDPFTGWASPTPWSTPRCWPSSCTRACPVSGPSTRPRPSTSGSATSAAWTPSTSPA, from the coding sequence ATGTACGACGTGATCGTGGTCGGCGCGCGCTGCGCGGGCTCGCCCCTGGCCATGCTGCTCGCCCGCAAGGGTCATCGCGTGCTGGTGGTCGACCGATCGACCTTCCCCAGTGACACGGTGTCGACCCACTACATGCACCAGGTCGGCGTGGCGCGGCTGAAGGCCTGGGGCCTGCTGGACAAGCTGGTCGCCTCCGGCGTCACCCCCATCCGCCGGTTGAACTTCTCCTACACCGGCATCACCCTGCGCGGCTTCGCCGAGGTCGAGGGCATCGACGAGGTGTACGCGCCGCGGCGCACCGTGCTCGACACCCTGCTGGTCGATGCCGCCCGGGAGGCGGGCGCGGAGGTGATCGAGGGCTTCACCGTCACCGGCCTGCTGCGCGAGGACGGCCGCGTGTGCGGCGTCAAGGGCAACCTGACCGACGGGCCCGAGCAGGAATTCCGGGCCGCGTTCGTGGTCGGCGCGGACGGGCGCAACTCGACCGTCGGCGATCTGGTCGAGGCCGAATACCACACGGTGCGACCGGCTTCCTGCTTCGTCTACTACAGCTACTACGACGGCCTGGACTGGGAATTCCACCACTGGACCGGCATGGACAAGCAGCAGTTCGGCGCCTGGCCGACCAACGACGATCAGCACCTGGTCACCGTGATGCGCCCGCTGGACCGCTTCGCCGAGTTCCGCACCGATGTGGACGCCAACTTCCAGCAGGTCTTCGACCAGATCCTGCCGGAATTCGGTGCGCAACTGCGCGACAACGGCAAGCGGGCCGAGCGGCTGCGGTCCATGCGCTACCCCGACAACTACTACCGCCGCTCGACCGGACCGGGCTGGGCGCTGGTCGGCGACGCCGGCTACCACAAGGATCCCTTCACCGGCTGGGCATCTCCGACGCCCTGGTCTACACCGAGGTGCTGGCCGAGCAGCTGCACGCGGGCCTGTCCGGTGAGCGGCCCATCGACGAGGCCGCGGCCGAGTACGAGCGGATCCGCGACGAGCGCAGCCTGGACACCTTCAACTTCACCTGCATGA